Proteins encoded together in one Mercenaria mercenaria strain notata chromosome 18, MADL_Memer_1, whole genome shotgun sequence window:
- the LOC123539061 gene encoding uncharacterized protein LOC123539061: MAESNSYVYHTTQGFECPICFDRCDVLKITDCIHELCQTCLQHVIERSNDSFTFLCPFCRCINRKPAQGASAFPNKTRKICCNCSTKVDVNDGHTECSHKRSTVKADGLNCDKGITNQELRPSDFRHLEFDTRTNNIDVAQSGNGGTARTLNFSININVDSNSPPAIIQPSPRDSVREYTCRGCILTIIIFASTMRKVFESVTRHWITVPIVSVMLPVSIIRFLVGLIAVLSYSQKEKQNMAIFVLVKGLCGTIFWIVIICRKLEVSRLSFFTYFLGAFSLIWLLVGSAWTFEVHDEYDGLVQVIQAVTIIDWILSAFFMFIVCVMTFSVVERNHD; this comes from the exons ATGGCGGAATCTAACAGTTACGTATATCATACTACGCAAGGCTTTGAATGCCCTATATGTTTCGATAGATGCGACGTTCTAAAGATCACTGACTGCATACATGAACTCTGTCAGACTTGTCTTCAGCATGTAATTGAAAGAAg TAACGATAGCTTCACGTTTCTTTGTCCATTTTGCCGATGTATAAATCGTAAACCTGCTCAAGGTGCTTCTGCCTTCCCCAACAAAACACGGAAAATATGTTGCAACTGTTCAACTAAAGTGGACGTCAATGATGGACACACGGAATGTTCGCACAAAAGGAG CACTGTAAAAGCAGATGGACTTAACTGCGACAAAGGTATAACCAACCAAGAACTAAGACCGTCAGATTTCAGACACTTAGAATTTGACACGAGAACAAACAACATCGATGTTGCACAATCTGGTAATGGTGGGACGGCCAGAACACTTAACTTTAGTATAAACATAAATGTAGACAGTAACAG TCCACCAGCGATTATTCAACCCTCACCTAGAGATTCAGTTAGAGAATATACGTGCCGTGGATGCATCCTGACGATAA TTATATTTGCCTCTACGATGCGGAAAGTTTTCGAATCAGTTACAAGACATTGGATCACTGTTCCGATAG TATCTGTGATGCTTCCAGTATCGATAATCAGGTTTCTGGTTG GTTTGATAGCCGTTTTATCGTACTCCCAAAAGGAGAAGcaaaatatggcaatatttgtACTTGTAAAAGGATTATGCGGAACTATTTTCTGGATAGTGATAATTTGCAGAAAACTTGAAGTTTCTCGATTGAGCTTTTTCACATATTTCCTTGGTGCGTTTAGTTTAATCTGGCTATTAGTTG gaagTGCTTGGACATTTGAAGTCCATGATGAGTATGATGGACTTGTACAAGTCATACAGGCTGTTACTATAATAGACTGGATATTGTCTGCTTTCTTCATGTTTATCGTTTGTGTGATGACATTCTCGGTCGTGGAAAGGAATCATGattag
- the LOC123539412 gene encoding uncharacterized protein LOC123539412: MISYFTVKIASTMHDVVIKSLTRRWVIVLIAVLMFPASMFRILLGFVAVITTLHSERHNLAIFVLVKGLCGAIFWLGILCRKYENPRLNIFTYFLGAFSFIWQSVGSAWTFEHHLETDGLVFVIQVLTIVDWSLFACVMCIVCVSTSVILIRNN, translated from the exons CATATTTTACAGTTAAAATTGCTTCTACGATGCACGACGTTGTGATTAAAAGCCTTACTAGACGTTGGGTCATTGTTCTAAtag caGTTCTAATGTTTCCAGCATCGATGTTCAGGATTCTGCTTG GTTTTGTAGCCGTTATTACAACCTTGCACTCGGAGAGGCACAATCTGGCAATATTTGTGCTTGTAAAAGGATTATGCGGAGCTATTTTCTGGCTAGGGATACTttgcagaaaatatgaaaatcccCGATTGAACATTTTCACGTATTTTCTTGGTGCGTTTAGTTTTATCTGGCAATCAGTTG gaagTGCTTGGACATTTGAACACCATCTAGAAACTGATGGACTAGTATTCGTCATACAGGTTCTTACTATAGTAGACTGGTCATTGTTCGCTTGCGTTATGTGCATTGTTTGCGTGAGCACATCCGTGATCTTGATAAGGAATAATTAA